A portion of the Girardinichthys multiradiatus isolate DD_20200921_A chromosome 23, DD_fGirMul_XY1, whole genome shotgun sequence genome contains these proteins:
- the wfs1b gene encoding wolframin — MDPLSRGNLPTPKLNPPSPTSMRAGTSSLDSSASSSTSESKGQKVTLPTPPTTPSSPPYTASPQIPPSLHSRSSSLSTPTTSSPRQPTRSFSQPGRSQLNAAASTGCLLNGSSAATVPPSPASPGPEEPEEEVRFEDLEERAKSGDAKAQTKMGRYFLALAEESDEELNNCTAVSWLVQAAKQGRKDAVKLLQQCLKSRKGITLENFEEVKKLCTETRFERGVRKAALLMYFKLNPEKKRSVAVSELLENVEHVHAEPGKPICSGPLNSSAKKQRRVLETMVSREGSSHVGLDDFVEMTKKYAQGIAPSPFMAAATDDDDDDDYVVVKNPDELPLHQKLLKFPLYALLEIKEHLIDWASRAGMQWLSALIPTHHVNALIFFFIISNLTIEFFIFLIPLLVFYLSFFSMVICTLRVFQNSKAWENFRALTDLLAQFEPGLDLEQAETNFGWTHLEPYLYFLLSVVFVVFSFPVADKSWIPCSELAAVALFFTITAFLSLHASAQLFARKALLTEVLSGACSLTQLLPDSLWFLRIFGMTFITVPLGDAVAINVGMPCLLYGHLVYLLFRMAQLRGFKGTYLCLVPYLVCFTWCELCLVFLNNASAIGLIRTCVGYFLFLFALPILCLGLAAMIMIQLVQWFLTLEVTKMVVTLIVCSVPVVLRLWTRFSLNPIVVLRSLSRSSIVKLILVWLSAVVLFCWMYVYRSEGMKVYNSTLTWPEYSNLCGPLAWKESNMAQTQILCSHLEGHRVTWTGRFKYVRVTDIENGPHSVINLLPVFLGNWMRCLYGEPYPVCDEGKKNDAAEPQPLPAPAPPPENPLCKLKILAKHECHIKRFDRYKFEVTLGMPLERKTKDGTIIEDEDATKDIVLRASNEFKSVLLHLNAGSLVEFSTILEGRLGSKWPVFEMKAIHCMSCGDACVLSRKQYKIEHDWRRTAQNALQFGFDFFFNPFLTARLEEHTETETESVALEDG; from the exons ATGGATCCTTTATCGAGAGGCAACCTTCCTACACCAAAGCTCAACCCGCCATCTCCAACCTCCATGAGGGCTGGAACTTCCTCCCTCGACTCATCTGCTAGCTCATCAACCTCTGAGTCGAAGGGGCAAAAGGTCACATTGCCGACTCCTCCGACCACTCCATCATCTCCTCCCTACACTGCCTCACCTCAGATACCTCCTAGTCTTCATTCTCGCTCTTCCTCCCTCTCTACACCGACAACGTCATCTCCCCGCCAACCCACCAGAAGTTTTTCGCAGCCCGGCAGATCACAGCTCaatgcagcagcatcaacaggGTGTCTTCTTAATGGATCATCAGCTGCTACTGTGCCTCCATCACCCGCTTCTCCTGGACCAG aAGAGCCTGAGGAGGAGGTCCGTTTTGAGGATTTGGAGGAGAGGGCAAAGTCAGGTGATGCAAAAGCACAAACCAAG ATGGGCCGTTACTTTTTGGCCTTGGCAGAAGAAAGCGATGAAGAGCTGAACAATTGCACAGCGGTCTCTTGGCTGGTCCAGGCTGCTAAACAGGGGCGCAAAGATGCTGTCAAACTGCTGCAGCAGTGCTTAAAGTCCAGGAAAG GAATCACTCTGGAGAACTTTGAGGAGGTAAAGAAGTTGTGCACAGAGACACGTTTCGAGAGGGGAGTCAGGAAAGCAGCTCTGCTCATGTACTTTAAGCTGAACCCAGAGAAGAAGAGGTCTGTGGCAGTTTCGGAGCTGCTAGAGAACGTGGAGCATGTTCACGCAGAACCAG GCAAACCCATCTGCTCAGGCCCACTCAACAGCTCTGCTAAGAAACAAAGGCGAGTCCTGGAGACTATGGTCTCCAGAGAAG GCAGTTCTCATGTGGGTCTTGATGATTTCGTGGAGATGACAAAGAAATATGCTCAGGGTATTGCACCGTCACCCTTCATGGCTGCTGCgacagatgatgatgatgacgatgATTATGTGGTAGTGAAAAATCCAGATGAACTGCCGCTCCATCAGAAG CTGCTGAAGTTCCCACTGTACGCTCTGCTGGAAATAAAAGAGCATCTCATCGACTGGGCGTCCCGGGCTGGCATGCAGTGGCTCAGCGCCCTCATCCCCACTCACCACGTTAACGCCCTCATCTTTTTCTTCATCATCTCCAACCTCACCATTGAGTTTTTCATCTTCCTCATTCCTCTCCTGGTCTTCTACCTTTCCTTCTTCTCCATGGTCATCTGCACACTGCGGGTATTTCAG AACTCAAAAGCGTGGGAAAATTTCCGAGCTCTCACAGACCTGCTCGCTCAGTTTGAGCCCGGTCTGGATCTGGAGCAGGCTGAGACCAACTTTGGATGGACACATTTAGAACCCTACCT GTACTTCCTTCTCTCGGTTGTCTTTGTTGTGTTCTCCTTCCCTGTTGCCGATAAATCCTGGATCCCCTGCTCTGAGCTAGCCGCTGTGGCTCTCTTCTTCACCATCACGGCCTTCCTCAGCCTCCACGCCTCTGCTCAGCTCTTTGCTCGTAAAGCCCTTCTCACAGAGGTCCTCTCCGGAGCATGCTCCCTCACACAGCTCCTACCTGATTCCCTCTGGTTCCTCCGGATCTTTGGGATGACGTTCATCACAGTGCCTCTCGGAGATGCTGTGGCCATAAATGTGGGCATGCCGTGCCTTTTGTACGGACACCTCGTCTATCTTCTCTTTCGCATGGCCCAGCTGAGAGGCTTCAAGGGTACCTACCTGTGTCTGGTGCCCTACTTGGTTTGCTTCACCTGGTGTGAGCTTTGCTTGGTGTTCCTCAACAACGCCTCAGCCATAGGACTCATTCGGACTTGCGTGGGCTATTTCCTCTTTCTGTTTGCCCTCCCTATACTCTGTCTGGGTCTGGCTGCCATGATTATGATCCAGTTAGTGCAGTGGTTTCTCACCCTGGAGGTAACTAAGATGGTGGTCACTCTGATTGTCTGCTCTGTGCCCGTGGTGTTGAGGCTTTGGACCCGTTTCAGCCTCAACCCCATCGTGGTTTTGAGGTCTTTGTCGCGGAGCAGCATCGTCAAGCTCATCCTGGTGTGGCTGAGTGCAGTGGTGCTCTTCTGCTGGATGTACGTCTACAGGTCTGAAGGAATGAAGGTGTATAACTCGACCCTGACGTGGCCTGAATACAGCAACCTTTGCGGGCCATTGGCTTGGAAGGAGTCCAACATGGCCCAAACTCAGATTCTCTGCTCTCACCTGGAAGGACACAGAGTCACTTGGACGGGACGCTTCAAATATGTCCGTGTGACTGACATCGAGAACGGGCCGCATTCGGTTATCAACCTACTGCCTGTTTTTCTAGGAAACTGGATGCGTTGTCTGTACGGAGAACCCTATCCGGTCTGTGATGAGGGGAAAAAGAACGACGCCGCTGAGCCCCAACCGCTACcggctccagctcctcctccagAAAATCCGCTCTGCAAACTGAAAATCCTGGCCAAGCATGAGTGCCACATCAAGCGCTTTGATCGCTACAAGTTTGAGGTTACCCTGGGCATGCCACTCGAGAGGAAGACGAAGGACGGGACAATCATAGAGGATGAAGATGCAACTAAGGACATAGTCTTACGGGCGAGTAATGAGTTCAAATCTGTGCTTTTACACTTGAACGCCGGTAGCCTGGTGGAGTTCAGCACCATCCTGGAGGGACGTTTGGGCTCCAAATGGCCCGTTTTTGAAATGAAGGCGATCCACTGCATGTCCTGTGGGGATGCCTGCGTTCTTAGCCGCAAACAGTACAAGATCGAGCATGACTGGAGGCGCACAGCTCAGAACGCCCTCCAGTTTGGATTTGACTTCTTCTTCAATCCCTTCCTGACCGCTCGGCTAGAGGAGCACACAGAAACTGAAACAGAGAGCGTGGCACTGGAGGACGGATAG